A region from the Actinoplanes sp. OR16 genome encodes:
- a CDS encoding glycosyl hydrolase — MKRRTVLAIGAAAALPWPSAPAFAHGAEPLPSTGAKFRWWWPHGLVDPAEIAREVDQVADAGFAGLEIQDVHHSVRVDLDAAGHGWGTQPWRDAVETALRQARRRGITIDLAVGPSWPAAVPGITPDDQAAAKELVHTVTPFTGSVTAPSDAGTYPAQVARIVTGTTLDPASVRTLSPGETVTVAEGNWLLFTYTVRGSGQEPEGGPHTDPDSYVVDHFSKAGTRAVIDAWNELILTRSIRKLLRDAGGDLFEDSLELESDWTIWTPGLDAEFAKRTGTDLLPLLPILINPKGKYLYSYASDDTNHARDALNQVLSDLYHENHLIPLRDFAHSLGLKLRAQPYGLATDAIRSATLLDVAESESLGFKNLDDYRVLASARDMAGKKVLSCEAAAYANGAYSTTWNKVLQTMGSVFAGGVNQAVLHGFAYSDAPGAAWPGFAAFSPYNGNGIGYAEAWGPRQPTWRHARDIAGWFARTQDALQNGTARADLAFFRQKGWTATGIGAPWATNDGIPIGWTHGFVDEASLALPAAEIRAGRLGPPRYKALILDGDAFRGKDHTLSVRAGRQILALARKGLPTIVIGNWSDVHPAALQPILADLLALPVVRNVTDQTGIPAALEELGVKRDVEYQRSTLMTVRRVDGDEDHYYLANARHAENRNITAIDHDVWLTTASRSSVPVVVNAWTGSRQGIAFERDGHRVRVRVALLPGQSLLLAFSKRRAEIPSRTFTDISAQLTDWELEVEDWQPTGVTTHAVTLTGLLPWSSIPELTDVSGIGRYRTTVTVPAATKALLELGKVVDTCRVRVNGRLLPAVDVLQPVADITLKRGVNTIEVEVATTLLNRLRTTSPAVFGIAARQQYGLLGPVTVRSYR, encoded by the coding sequence ATGAAGCGTCGTACCGTCCTCGCCATCGGCGCGGCCGCCGCCCTGCCCTGGCCGTCCGCCCCCGCTTTCGCTCACGGCGCCGAGCCGCTGCCGAGCACCGGCGCGAAGTTCCGCTGGTGGTGGCCGCACGGCCTGGTCGACCCGGCCGAGATCGCCCGCGAGGTGGACCAGGTGGCCGACGCCGGGTTCGCCGGCCTGGAGATCCAGGACGTGCACCACAGCGTCCGCGTCGACCTGGACGCCGCCGGCCACGGCTGGGGCACGCAGCCGTGGCGGGACGCCGTCGAGACGGCCCTGCGCCAGGCTCGCAGGAGAGGCATCACCATCGACCTCGCGGTGGGCCCGAGCTGGCCCGCGGCGGTCCCCGGCATCACCCCGGACGATCAGGCGGCGGCCAAGGAACTGGTTCACACCGTCACGCCGTTCACCGGCAGCGTGACAGCGCCTTCCGATGCCGGCACTTACCCTGCGCAGGTCGCCCGGATCGTCACCGGCACCACACTCGACCCCGCATCGGTCCGCACCCTGAGCCCCGGCGAGACGGTCACCGTCGCCGAGGGGAACTGGCTGCTCTTCACGTACACGGTCCGCGGCTCCGGGCAGGAACCCGAGGGCGGCCCGCACACCGACCCGGACTCCTACGTCGTCGACCACTTCAGCAAGGCCGGCACGCGGGCCGTCATCGACGCGTGGAACGAGCTGATCCTCACCAGGTCCATCCGCAAGCTGCTGCGCGACGCCGGCGGCGACCTCTTCGAGGACTCCCTCGAACTGGAGAGCGACTGGACGATCTGGACGCCGGGCCTGGACGCCGAGTTCGCGAAGCGCACCGGGACCGACCTGCTGCCCCTGCTGCCGATCCTGATCAACCCGAAGGGCAAGTACCTCTACTCCTACGCGAGCGACGACACGAACCACGCCCGGGACGCCCTCAACCAGGTGCTCTCCGACCTGTACCACGAGAACCACCTGATCCCGCTCCGCGACTTCGCCCACTCGCTCGGACTGAAGCTGCGCGCCCAGCCGTACGGCCTCGCCACCGACGCGATCCGCAGCGCCACGCTGCTCGACGTGGCGGAGAGCGAGTCGCTCGGCTTCAAGAACCTGGACGACTACCGGGTGCTCGCGTCGGCCCGGGACATGGCCGGGAAGAAGGTGCTGTCCTGCGAGGCGGCCGCCTACGCGAACGGCGCCTACTCCACCACCTGGAACAAGGTGCTGCAGACGATGGGCAGCGTCTTCGCGGGCGGGGTCAACCAGGCGGTCCTGCACGGGTTCGCCTACTCCGACGCGCCGGGAGCAGCGTGGCCCGGATTCGCGGCGTTCTCCCCCTACAACGGCAACGGGATCGGGTACGCCGAGGCCTGGGGTCCGCGCCAGCCCACCTGGCGGCACGCCCGGGACATCGCCGGCTGGTTCGCTCGTACCCAGGATGCTCTTCAAAACGGCACCGCCCGTGCTGACCTCGCGTTCTTCCGGCAGAAGGGCTGGACCGCGACCGGCATCGGCGCGCCGTGGGCGACGAACGACGGCATCCCGATCGGCTGGACGCACGGGTTCGTCGACGAGGCCTCGCTCGCCCTGCCGGCCGCCGAGATCCGTGCGGGCCGCCTGGGTCCGCCGCGCTACAAGGCGCTGATCCTCGACGGTGACGCTTTCCGGGGCAAGGACCACACGCTGTCGGTACGGGCGGGCCGGCAGATCCTCGCGCTGGCTCGGAAAGGGCTGCCGACCATCGTGATCGGGAACTGGTCGGACGTCCACCCCGCTGCCCTGCAGCCGATCCTCGCCGACCTGCTGGCGCTCCCGGTCGTGCGGAACGTGACCGACCAGACCGGCATCCCGGCCGCCCTCGAAGAGCTGGGTGTCAAGCGGGACGTCGAGTATCAGCGGTCGACGCTGATGACAGTGCGCCGGGTCGACGGCGACGAGGACCACTACTACCTGGCGAACGCGCGGCACGCCGAGAACCGGAACATCACCGCGATCGACCACGACGTGTGGCTGACGACGGCTTCCCGCTCGTCGGTGCCGGTGGTGGTCAATGCCTGGACCGGTTCACGGCAGGGAATCGCCTTCGAGCGCGACGGTCACCGGGTCCGCGTCAGGGTGGCGTTGCTGCCGGGGCAGTCGTTGCTGCTGGCATTCTCCAAGCGGCGCGCCGAGATCCCGAGCCGGACGTTCACCGACATCTCCGCCCAGCTCACCGACTGGGAACTCGAGGTGGAGGACTGGCAACCCACCGGCGTGACCACGCACGCCGTGACGCTCACCGGCCTGCTCCCGTGGTCGTCGATCCCGGAACTGACCGACGTCTCCGGCATCGGCCGCTACCGCACCACGGTCACCGTACCGGCCGCCACGAAGGCGCTCCTGGAACTCGGCAAGGTCGTCGACACCTGCCGGGTCCGGGTGAACGGCCGCCTGCTGCCGGCCGTCGACGTCCTGCAGCCGGTCGCCGACATCACCCTCAAGCGCGGCGTCAACACGATCGAGGTCGAGGTCGCGACGACGCTGCTCAACCGCCTGCGCACCACCAGCCCGGCCGTCTTCGGCATCGCCGCCCGCCAGCAGTACGGCCTGCTCGGCCCGGTCACCGTCCGGAGCTACCGGTGA
- a CDS encoding NACHT domain-containing NTPase, with the protein MPPLALTPSPSPAADPGGSANQFDIFRRLVERLPFDVDWSEDAFAVIVLLATLSGFLTLAGWLVKGTLRLIRAARLRARRRGVDTREAEWWQRFADHVESSLRRIDEKEEWRDDRFARLEAEVEVEGRAGRRDTLRRVPSLTAAIESSEERLVVLEGEPGSGKSIALRVAAKNMARRAMATPEAFHRIPLYVNLKEFRPERPVDAAQLHEFVLECVNRANDRGIERFLDDEFDTARMRGRWYFLFDSFDEIPEILGATENDPIVERYADAIHQFLHGVNRSPGIVASRDFKGPRRYGWPRFTVLRLTQDQRRELVDRADLDREARRVVLTGLTSADAAVATLAENPMLLGLLCEHVRRTGAFPGSSHAVFETFVDTRLRQDADRLLQRFAVTPAELRATAQAVAFRMTADEGIGLSPARTALGASHAHLDALEYVRLARTPDDVPAGDRHFTFAHRRFQEYFATCAVLTGEALVPPATLLHNGRWRETAVAMLQTQPDDAVADLIAEASRTLIDGVRRMPIYGIPDQDDDEPFDPGAPFPWPPGSLHLIHVLTAGLSARPGSVPGDLRGAISSLVADAWADGLRHDRKWAVEATPLARDETAGEVLRKSLETSSDLLRQTAYLQLARRPQLSASLAGVFGQMLASTALTGRLVWDRQTIRAQLSRLTDPAPALAAARLLRWAPLVDTAIVIPLAFVLLILIGPASWSAWPFVVVGCASVGLCYAAVGVVGRVGATDSGSVRWSTRVALFTVVRLVIVAAVLPGMLPGGLPGWPAMLVLGGYLVTWPASAVLAVVAGDPVPPRRWALLPVDVIRSGFRALGEGRSGRGLPTDHFDSVLASAFTIFLFLCFVPAGKVFDHIPPIAIPGTDLDLFAVILGPLTFGYLIYLLYGVGISRVNASVDRRKLRDLPRDRPLDAAEVDAAIDAMRSDDGVRGLVAAIRRRDVGVTAAGLWRLIDAAAETERGQRVRSETRQWLSRRRGTDPFDGQVLDQIAALAEDRAEELQNRPAR; encoded by the coding sequence TTGCCGCCACTCGCCCTCACGCCCAGCCCGTCACCGGCTGCCGACCCCGGCGGGTCAGCCAACCAGTTCGACATCTTCCGCCGCCTCGTGGAGCGGCTCCCGTTCGACGTCGACTGGAGCGAGGACGCGTTCGCCGTCATCGTCCTGCTGGCGACCCTCAGTGGTTTCCTGACGCTCGCGGGGTGGCTGGTGAAGGGAACCCTCCGGCTGATCCGCGCGGCCCGCCTGCGAGCGCGGCGGCGCGGTGTGGACACCCGCGAGGCCGAGTGGTGGCAGCGCTTCGCGGACCACGTCGAGAGCAGCCTGCGCCGCATCGACGAGAAGGAGGAGTGGCGCGACGACCGGTTCGCCCGGCTGGAGGCCGAGGTCGAAGTCGAAGGCAGAGCGGGCCGCCGGGACACCCTGCGCCGCGTGCCGTCGCTGACCGCCGCGATCGAGAGCTCCGAGGAGCGCCTGGTCGTCCTGGAAGGCGAACCCGGTTCCGGCAAGAGCATCGCCCTGCGTGTCGCCGCGAAGAACATGGCCCGGCGGGCGATGGCCACCCCGGAGGCGTTCCACCGGATCCCGCTCTACGTCAACCTCAAGGAGTTCCGGCCCGAGCGGCCCGTCGACGCCGCTCAGCTTCACGAATTCGTACTGGAGTGCGTCAACCGCGCCAACGACCGCGGCATCGAGCGCTTCCTCGACGACGAGTTCGACACCGCCCGGATGCGGGGCCGCTGGTATTTCCTCTTCGACTCCTTCGACGAGATCCCGGAGATCCTCGGCGCCACCGAGAACGATCCGATCGTCGAGCGGTACGCCGACGCCATCCACCAGTTCCTGCACGGGGTGAACCGCAGCCCCGGCATCGTCGCGTCCCGCGACTTCAAGGGACCACGGCGGTACGGCTGGCCCCGCTTCACCGTGCTCCGCCTGACGCAGGACCAGCGTCGCGAGCTGGTCGACCGGGCCGACCTGGACCGTGAGGCCCGCCGCGTCGTGCTGACCGGTCTCACCTCCGCCGACGCCGCCGTCGCCACCCTGGCGGAGAATCCGATGCTGCTCGGCCTGCTGTGTGAGCACGTCCGCCGGACCGGCGCGTTCCCCGGCTCGTCGCACGCGGTCTTCGAGACGTTCGTGGACACCCGGCTCCGGCAGGACGCCGACCGCCTGCTCCAGCGCTTCGCCGTCACTCCCGCGGAGCTGCGCGCCACCGCCCAGGCCGTGGCCTTCCGGATGACCGCCGACGAGGGCATCGGCCTGAGCCCCGCCCGCACGGCTCTGGGCGCATCCCACGCCCACCTGGACGCCCTCGAATACGTACGCCTGGCCCGCACACCCGACGACGTCCCCGCCGGAGACCGGCACTTCACCTTCGCCCACCGCCGCTTCCAGGAGTACTTCGCCACCTGCGCGGTCCTCACCGGCGAGGCCTTGGTGCCGCCCGCGACCCTGCTGCACAACGGCCGATGGCGGGAGACAGCCGTCGCGATGCTTCAGACCCAGCCGGACGACGCGGTGGCCGATCTGATCGCCGAGGCCTCCCGCACGCTCATCGACGGCGTCCGGAGGATGCCCATCTACGGCATCCCGGATCAGGACGACGACGAGCCTTTCGATCCCGGTGCGCCGTTCCCGTGGCCGCCGGGCAGCCTGCACCTCATCCACGTGCTGACGGCCGGCCTGTCCGCGCGTCCCGGCAGCGTCCCGGGCGACCTGCGGGGGGCGATCTCATCCCTGGTCGCCGACGCCTGGGCCGACGGTCTGCGCCACGACCGCAAGTGGGCCGTCGAAGCCACTCCCCTCGCCCGGGACGAGACCGCGGGCGAGGTGCTGCGGAAGTCCCTGGAGACGAGCAGTGACCTGCTCCGGCAGACCGCCTATCTCCAGCTCGCCAGGCGTCCGCAGCTGTCAGCGAGCCTCGCCGGAGTGTTCGGCCAGATGCTCGCGTCGACGGCGCTGACCGGCCGGCTGGTCTGGGACCGGCAGACGATCCGGGCACAGCTCTCCCGTCTCACCGATCCCGCCCCGGCCCTCGCCGCCGCGCGGCTGCTGCGGTGGGCGCCGCTCGTCGACACCGCGATCGTCATCCCCCTCGCCTTCGTGCTGCTGATCCTGATCGGACCGGCCTCGTGGTCCGCGTGGCCGTTCGTCGTGGTCGGATGTGCGTCGGTCGGCCTCTGCTATGCGGCCGTCGGCGTCGTCGGCCGCGTCGGCGCCACCGACAGCGGCTCCGTTCGCTGGTCCACCCGTGTCGCGCTCTTCACCGTCGTCAGGCTGGTCATCGTCGCCGCCGTCCTTCCCGGCATGCTGCCCGGCGGACTGCCCGGCTGGCCGGCGATGCTGGTGCTGGGCGGTTATCTGGTCACCTGGCCGGCCAGTGCGGTCCTCGCTGTCGTGGCAGGCGACCCGGTTCCGCCACGGCGATGGGCGCTGCTGCCGGTGGACGTGATCCGATCCGGATTCCGCGCGCTCGGCGAGGGCCGGTCGGGTCGGGGCCTTCCCACCGACCACTTCGACAGCGTCCTGGCCTCCGCCTTCACGATCTTCCTGTTCCTCTGCTTCGTCCCCGCGGGCAAGGTGTTCGATCACATCCCTCCGATCGCGATACCGGGTACCGACCTCGACCTGTTCGCCGTGATCCTGGGTCCCCTCACCTTCGGCTACCTGATCTATCTGCTCTACGGCGTCGGCATCTCCCGGGTGAACGCCTCGGTCGACCGCCGCAAGCTGCGCGATCTGCCCCGCGACCGCCCGCTGGACGCCGCGGAGGTCGACGCCGCGATCGACGCCATGCGCAGCGACGACGGGGTGCGCGGCCTCGTCGCGGCGATCCGGCGCCGGGACGTCGGGGTCACCGCTGCCGGCCTCTGGCGGCTGATCGACGCGGCGGCCGAGACCGAACGCGGGCAGCGAGTCCGCTCCGAAACCCGGCAGTGGCTCTCCCGCCGGCGCGGCACCGACCCCTTCGACGGGCAGGTCCTGGACCAGATCGCCGCCCTTGCCGAGGACCGCGCCGAGGAGCTGCAGAACCGGCCCGCGCGCTGA